The genomic stretch GTTTGTGTGTCATACTCTGGGTGGAGCCAACCATTTAGGCTACCATTTGGCATGAACTCAAAAACGAGTGCCTTAAAATCTTGACCTTGGGGGTTGATGCTTGAGCAACAAGTGATGATCTTTATAAGACAACGATGACGGGCCCTTCTCAACGCCTCACATTCAGCCATAAAACTTCTAGTAGCCGAACGTTGCTGTGTGTTAAACACCTTTACAGCTACTATAGTTCCCTGATCATCATGTAAAGTACATTTATAAACTATGCCATAGCTTCCTTGTCCAAGCAAATTGGCCTCTGAAAAACCACTGGTCCCATTCGATAATGCATGGTAAGAAACTCTTTCATACGGTTCCTCAATTGTGGATATGAATTGACTTTCAtgcctttttctgagcttcttgTGCATCAACTGAATAAGAATCACCACTAAAACGGAGCATACAAGTGCACTGATTGATGCTAGGGAGATGATAAGGGATTTGGACAAATGCCTGTTTTTCATTTGTCTAGTAGACATGGAGCATGAAGCTAAATGCAATTGAGGTATTCCGCCACAAAGCTCTCCATTGCCGTAAATTGAAAAGTACGTTTCATTTGAAAAAACACCCCCTTTTGGCACTTCACCTTGCAGATCATTGAAAGACAGATCCAATTCATACAAGAATGTTAAATTCTGTAAACCTGAGGGTATCAAACCAGACAGGTTGTTGTGAGCTAGATACAACTCTTTCAGGCCACGAATACTACTAAGGGCATGAGGAATTATTCCAGATAGCTTATTCATTGTTAGGTTCAGTAGAGCGAGACCCTTCAAATTTTCTAGAGATTGAGGTATGCTTCCCACAAACGAGTTCTGGTCCAGTTTAAGCTGTTCCAACGATAGGCATTTCCCGATACTATCTGGTATGCTGCCAGATAGTAACTGGTTTCCTGACAGATACAAGTTATTAAGGTTTGCCAAGCTACCAACTTCAGTAGGAAGTGGCCCAGACAACATATTGTATGATAAATCAAGGTACTCAGAAAGTGCAGGAAGCTTTAAGGCCTCTCTGGGGATTGAACCATTGAGTCTATTGTTTGACAGATCAAGGCTATAGACATTCTTTAAGTTCCCTAAGGTTGCTGGAATTGGCCCCTCCAAGTCGCCATTATATAGAAGAAGTACGTTTAACTGCGTAAGATTTCCTAGTGACAAAGGTACTAGGCCTGACAAGTTAGTGATGTAAAGTGCTAACACGGCCAAGTTTTGTAGGTGACCAATACTCTCTGGAATCACTCCGGATATGGAAGTATTGGCCATCGCAAGGACTTGCAGACCAACCAAATAACCGATACTGGATGGAATAAACCCAGAAATCCTGTTGTCGCCTAAATCAAGGTACTGGAGGGTTGTCGACAGGTTTGCGATTGAGCTAGGAAGTTTTCCAGTGAAGGAGTTATCGCGAAGAATCAGTTGCTGAAGCTGGCTGCAGTTCGCTAGCTGAGTGATGAATTCCCACCCCTCCCTGTCATTTGCTTCCAGCTTGTTCGATGTCAAGTACAGAATAACGAGATCTTTCAGTCTCCCAAAGGCAGAAGGAACGTGCCCAACAAAACTGTTTGCCGAAAGCACAAGGTTCGTAAGAGCAGAGAGGTTGGAGAGTGAAGGCGGGATGGTTCCATGAAACTGGTTGACAGCAAAGTTCAGATTTTCAATGTTATGGAATCTATCGCCAATATTAGTAGGAACGGTTCCAGACAAGGAGTTGTTAGCTACGACGAGAGCTTGCAGCATGGACAGATTGTAGAGAGAGGGTGGAAGCAGACCTGAGAGGTTGTTCTCGAAGAGATAAAGGAAGCGTAGGTCTCCCATGCTGCCAAGTTGAACTGGTATGGGTCCCTCTAGGAGATCAAGATAGCTTAGAAACGACATGTTGGCTAGTGATACTGGGATATCGCCCGTGAAGCTGTTCGTTCTCAGTGAGAGCTTACGAAGGTTTCTGAGCTTCTGACCGAGCTGAACAGGAATACGGCCATGGAGCTGGTTGTTTTGGAGGTTCAAGAGCAGTAAGCTACTAGCACAGAAGCTTAGGTTTGCAGGCAGTTCTCCGGTGAAGTTGTTGTAGCTCAGGTCAAGCGTCTTGAGACGTACCAGGCGGCCGATGCTTGCAGGGATGTTCCTCTGAAAAGCATTGGAGGTCAGGTTCAGAGTTCTTAGGAAGGTGAGGTTCCCAATAGCCGGGGACAGGGTGCCCGTGAGGCCAGAGGAGGGTAGGGTGAGCTCCACCACCCGGCGATGCCTAGCACCGCACCTGACCCCCTCCCAGCTGCAGAAGCCGccagcgctgctgctgctgttccacTTCCACGAAGGAAGCAGCGGCTTGTGGTGGCCGCCGCCGATCGCCGCGGCTTTGAACGCCAGAAGTGCGGCCCCATCGCCGGCTTGTGCGGCCATGGCCACGAGAATCGACATGGACACGGAGGCATATAGCAGCTGCGGATGCGCTAGGGGCTGGAAGATCAGGGAGCGCATTGCTATGCCGGATGCTTAACTTGCTCAGGTGTGCTTGTGTTAGCAGAGTAGTGGGAAATTGGGAACGAACAGAGCAAGTGGAGAGGGTAGAATTGGGGAACAGAACCAGGACCGGTTCTCACAGACTGGTTGCTGGTTGGCACTGCAGTTGACCTGGAGCAATATATAACCGGTGGTGCCAACTGCCAAAGCAGGGCACACATGACTTTTTTTTGGTTCAAATATATttaatttccttttttttttcaacacGGGAACTACCCATTTCCATTACGAAGAACGGAAATACAAAGTAAGTACCATAGTTTTACAGATAAGGCAGATAACCAGAAACCGAAGAAAAGGACCAGAACTGGACCGCTAACGAAAGTCACCCAAACAAAACGCAtcgccacccccccccccccccccccccccaaaaaaaaatattccgGTTTTAAACGATCTCGACCAGATCACCTTGCAGCAAGACTAGAACAAGTCCAAaaggaccccccccccccccccctaactCAAAACCTACAAACTGGAAAACACATGAACACTCCTCAGTCTTCCGTTTTTGCATCTTCACCATGGTCAGATCTTCCATCATCTTGTAACAGCAATTGATTCACCTGTCTTGCGGTTTGTGCAGCTAAGATTTCCTTGGCAACCCTGAGTAAAGTATTGGCTCCTTCCACCAGCTGTTCCTGTTCCAGTTCTGCAAATAATCCTGCCCAAAATTTCATCAAAGCACAAGCATGACATATGATCTCAAGAGGACTTTTGATCAATTTCTTGTCAAAAACAGCTCTATTCCTACACTTCCAAATTGCCCAACAAATGGCAGCTATTCCCCAGGCATGATACTTCTCACCAAAAAAGAACCATTTATCACACCACAACCAGCACTACGTTCAAACACTTAGCTATAACTGACCAAATTATTTTAGCAACAGGGCATTGAAAAAACAGGTGCGAAATGGTCTCAACATTATTACAAAAAATACAACTGGGATCACCCTGCCATTTTCTCTTCATTAGATTGTCTTTAGGCAGAATAGAATCATTAGCAATTagccatagaaaaatcttaattTTCTCAGGTATTTTTTCCTTCCAAATCTTTTTATAGTATATCCCATTAGAAGAATTAGACAGAGCATTGTATATGGATTTAACATTGAAAGTCCCTCTTTTCCCTAAAGTCCAAATAACAGAATCATCAATAGAATTTAACCTGAAATTAGCAGCATCTCTCCAGATATTCTCCCAAGCCACTCTCAACTCCCCAAATAACCATCTTCTGAAAGAAATTTGGCCACCCCCACAGCTTGTGCTACACTTATATTCTTGTTTTCACACAGCTCAAACAAGACAGGAGCAATCACAGCAATGGGTTCGTTATATAACCAGGGATCAAGCCAAAATCTAGTTAAGCATCCATTCTCTACTGATATACCCCTCCCCTGTAAATAAATGTTCTTAACTTTAAGCAAATCGTTCCACATAGGAGAGTCGTACAACCTATGATTCACATCATGAATTGTTTGTTGTTTCATGTATTTTATTTTAACAATCTGCTGCCATAACCCATCTTCTTTTTctaacttccaccaccatttgcATAATAAACTTATATTCATGTGTCTCAAATCTTTAATTCCCAGCCCTCCATTCTTTTTACTCCTACAAATGATTTCCCATTTAACAAGATGATACTTCTTTTTTGTCCCACCTCCTTGCCAAAAGAAATTTCTTCTTATTTTATCTAGATTCTTCACAGTAGTTTTAGGTAGAAGGTAAACCGACATATGATACATGGGAGAATTATTCAGACTTGTTGTAATAAGCGTTGATCTGCCAGCAATCGAAAGTGACCCTCCTTTCCAAACATCCAACCTTTTACACCCTTTTTCAATTAAAGGTAACCAATCAATAACTTTCAATCTACTTGGGCTAACCGGCACCCCCAAGTATTTAATAGGAAACAGACCCATCTGACAGTTAAAAATCTCAGCATATCTTACTCCCAAATTTGCTTCATCATTGATCATATAAACTTCACTTTTgttaaaattgattttcaaaCCAGCCAGCATTTCAAACAGGTACAACAACAATTTCATATTCATAGCTCCATTCAAGTCATGTTTTAATAACATAATAGTATCATCAGCATATTGCAATATTGCCACCCCATTTGGAATGATATGATTAATGAGACCACACACTAAACCATTTTCTTGAGCTTGATGCACCATCCTGGTTAAACAATCagcaacaaaattaaaaagaatcGGTGATAACGGATCTCCTTGCCTGACCCCCTTGAAACTCTTTATATAGGAACCAATTTTATTATTCACTTTCACACTCATAGTCCCACCAGTTACCACCTGACTTATCCAGGAACACCATTTGTTATCAAAACCTCTTTTCTCAAAGCATTCAAGTAAAAGTTTCCAATTAACCTTGTC from Sorghum bicolor cultivar BTx623 chromosome 3, Sorghum_bicolor_NCBIv3, whole genome shotgun sequence encodes the following:
- the LOC8060785 gene encoding receptor kinase-like protein Xa21 codes for the protein MRSLIFQPLAHPQLLYASVSMSILVAMAAQAGDGAALLAFKAAAIGGGHHKPLLPSWKWNSSSSAGGFCSWEGVRCGARHRRVVELTLPSSGLTGTLSPAIGNLTFLRTLNLTSNAFQRNIPASIGRLVRLKTLDLSYNNFTGELPANLSFCASSLLLLNLQNNQLHGRIPVQLGQKLRNLRKLSLRTNSFTGDIPVSLANMSFLSYLDLLEGPIPVQLGSMGDLRFLYLFENNLSGLLPPSLYNLSMLQALVVANNSLSGTVPTNIGDRFHNIENLNFAVNQFHGTIPPSLSNLSALTNLVLSANSFVGHVPSAFGRLKDLVILYLTSNKLEANDREGWEFITQLANCSQLQQLILRDNSFTGKLPSSIANLSTTLQYLDLGDNRISGFIPSSIGYLVGLQVLAMANTSISGVIPESIGHLQNLAVLALYITNLSGLVPLSLGNLTQLNVLLLYNGDLEGPIPATLGNLKNVYSLDLSNNRLNGSIPREALKLPALSEYLDLSYNMLSGPLPTEVGSLANLNNLYLSGNQLLSGSIPDSIGKCLSLEQLKLDQNSFVGSIPQSLENLKGLALLNLTMNKLSGIIPHALSSIRGLKELYLAHNNLSGLIPSGLQNLTFLYELDLSFNDLQGEVPKGGVFSNETYFSIYGNGELCGGIPQLHLASCSMSTRQMKNRHLSKSLIISLASISALVCSVLVVILIQLMHKKLRKRHESQFISTIEEPYERVSYHALSNGTSGFSEANLLGQGSYGIVYKCTLHDDQGTIVAVKVFNTQQRSATRSFMAECEALRRARHRCLIKIITCCSSINPQGQDFKALVFEFMPNGSLNGWLHPEYDTQTLAQTNTLSLEQRLNIAVDIMDALDYLHNHCQPPIIHCDLKPSNILLTEDMRARVGDFGISRILPECASTTLQNSTSTTGIKGTIGYVAPEYGEGSSVSTQGDVYSLGILLLELFTGRSPTDEIFSDSLDLHKFSENALPERIWEIVDPTIQAHRDTYNITTRSGILHCLVSVVTLGISCSNKQPRERIPIQDAANEMHNIRDSYIKFTRSHLGEHGVVTTQ